In the genome of Sorangium aterium, one region contains:
- a CDS encoding sigma 54-interacting transcriptional regulator: MVDGRYEVVRALGRGGLASVYEARDRLFDRDVAMKSLSFGSAGALEAFRREFSLLSACAHPRLPRAYDFARTTSGGAPGQPLTYATTELIRGRTLAEHARGRAFRAALPVLLDALDALGWLHGAGIVHGDFKPENVLVRDDGAGVLIDLSAARRMRADAGDLSGTARFFAPELLRGAPPSARTDLFAVGRTLEALFPLLSGAPPAAVRRLAGRLTADDPASRPSGIEEVLEALSAGGLPRRAPAVVSEPGEIVGREREVEAFGAALEALLRGERGPRAVIVTGEEGAGKSRLFRELKWRAQLSAQVVEGAPRGDDPLRALLVRALGGAPLPAGVDALLGARGELAGARGREGEAARAPRDSRDPADLRAPRDSRDVRNLHALPAPRRPRVLAIDDAHRLGAHDRALLEALVRSAEPTDAVLWLIASAERLDVGGGAVVELPLGPLGEDAVRVWTAPLATAARTSDLLRASGGRPRALKELCAALAQRSLSEAELDRFVHTTGTPELWRRRVAALDRGEARALAALAVADPLGPEAAAALGVGRAALDALEAAGLARLDGEGFRLGQAGQARALLPWLDAGAVREVAAAMAAHLAGADEAALAPALRSQRAADRARALVLAGDHEAARRALAASGPMLEWAPRAWVRAADAACEVLPAPRTLVAAASAIEAAGDPRRALSLLARARRAGPPADVGAELSYRAARCYEKLGKVERALWQLGRARALAPGPWGGRLASLSARCLLRLGRYDEARREAEGALAALGSREVARALASGGAREAAAELASGEARETAAELAETLGLALGYLSDQAGALQSLARAVALRPASGSPRARARTLSYHALHAYRAGDAALAARGFQEALDLAEAEGLGDLLATAALNLGTARHQLGDWGAALRCYERGLRAAIAFAKERTEATLRFNLAKIHADVGLLERAELAVARMRAPEGPRAPEEIAVAALGLAAEIAAARGALGEAARLLEEARAGHAARGSKREACEAVIHAAEVALAARDRAAASARLAEAAALLREADAADLALRHATAGAELALARGDTDAALAEVQRGAGLVARVSQLELHAKHEEASAEVLRLRSATALAERHRTAALECWERIGSTLPAELAEVFWRHPRRAALRGGPAPPGARMELVLKLLEVNRRLSSTLDAEEVLRLAMDAAIELTGAERGFVILTSPSLEAEGHAKGKLEVAVARNLDRERVGKSQLKFSHGIAKRVVERGEAVLTVDALADERFHGNASVHGLRLRSIVCVPIRAHGAVLGAVYLDNRFQRGKFAEGDADLLGAFADQIAVALHNGRLMAELRDRTRALEEEQRRVAELMRSQADEIERLSHELERTRADARRDFPEIAGRSAPMRAVLALCERVAESDVTVTVTGESGTGKELVARAIHAGGPRRDGPFVAVNCAALPEALLESELFGHVKGAFTGAVREHGGLFVSARGGTLFLDELGEVPLGVQAKLLRALQERSIRPVGSDRSVSVADVRVVCATNRDLREEVARGRFREDLYYRISVIEIRLPPLRDRPDDIPAIAQAIVEKLAARQGRPAFRLSRGALRRLSSYGWPGNVRQLENVLSRACVLSPGPEIGAADIQLPAAAPAPRGRSRAEHQGAEEERIRAALELSRWNVCEVSRSLGIPRMTLYRKLARYGLLRKE; this comes from the coding sequence GTGGTCGATGGCCGTTACGAGGTCGTGCGCGCGCTCGGGCGCGGCGGGCTCGCCTCGGTCTACGAGGCGCGCGACCGGCTCTTCGATCGCGACGTCGCGATGAAATCGCTGAGCTTCGGCTCCGCGGGCGCGCTCGAGGCGTTCCGGCGGGAGTTCTCGCTGCTCTCGGCCTGCGCTCACCCGCGCCTCCCGCGCGCGTACGACTTCGCCCGGACGACGTCCGGCGGCGCGCCGGGCCAGCCGCTCACGTACGCCACGACGGAGCTCATCCGGGGCCGGACGCTGGCCGAGCACGCGCGGGGGCGCGCCTTCCGCGCGGCCCTGCCCGTCCTGCTCGACGCGCTCGACGCGCTCGGGTGGCTCCACGGCGCCGGCATCGTCCACGGCGACTTCAAGCCCGAGAACGTCCTCGTGAGGGACGACGGCGCGGGCGTGCTCATCGATCTCAGCGCGGCGCGGAGGATGCGCGCGGACGCGGGGGACCTGTCGGGGACGGCGCGGTTCTTCGCGCCAGAGCTCCTCCGGGGGGCCCCGCCGAGCGCGCGCACCGATCTCTTCGCCGTGGGGCGGACGCTCGAGGCCCTGTTCCCGCTCCTCTCCGGCGCGCCGCCCGCCGCCGTTCGCCGCCTCGCCGGGCGGCTCACCGCGGACGATCCGGCCAGCCGCCCCTCGGGGATCGAGGAGGTCCTCGAGGCCCTCTCCGCCGGCGGCCTGCCGCGGCGCGCGCCCGCCGTCGTGAGCGAGCCGGGCGAGATCGTGGGCCGGGAGCGCGAGGTCGAGGCGTTCGGCGCGGCGCTCGAGGCGCTGCTCCGCGGCGAGCGCGGGCCGCGCGCGGTGATCGTCACGGGCGAGGAAGGCGCGGGCAAATCGCGGCTGTTCCGCGAGCTCAAGTGGCGCGCGCAGCTCAGCGCGCAGGTCGTCGAGGGCGCGCCCCGCGGCGACGATCCCCTGCGCGCGCTGCTGGTCCGGGCGCTCGGCGGCGCGCCGCTACCGGCCGGCGTCGACGCGCTGCTCGGGGCCCGCGGCGAGCTCGCGGGGGCGCGCGGGCGCGAGGGCGAGGCGGCGCGCGCCCCGCGTGATTCGCGCGACCCGGCTGATTTGCGCGCCCCGCGTGACTCGCGCGACGTGCGTAATTTGCACGCGTTGCCCGCGCCGCGCCGGCCGCGCGTGCTCGCGATCGACGACGCGCACAGGCTGGGCGCGCACGACCGGGCGCTGCTCGAGGCGCTCGTTCGATCGGCCGAGCCGACCGACGCCGTCCTCTGGCTGATCGCCTCCGCAGAGCGCCTCGACGTGGGCGGCGGCGCGGTCGTCGAGCTCCCGCTGGGACCGCTCGGGGAAGATGCGGTCCGGGTCTGGACCGCGCCCCTCGCCACGGCGGCGCGCACGTCGGATCTCTTGCGCGCGAGCGGCGGCCGCCCGCGCGCGCTCAAGGAGCTCTGCGCCGCGCTGGCGCAGCGCAGTTTGAGCGAGGCGGAGCTCGACAGGTTCGTCCACACGACGGGCACCCCGGAGCTCTGGCGCCGGCGCGTGGCGGCGCTCGACCGCGGCGAGGCGCGCGCCCTCGCGGCGCTCGCGGTCGCCGATCCGCTCGGGCCCGAGGCCGCCGCCGCGCTCGGCGTGGGGCGCGCGGCGCTCGACGCGCTCGAGGCCGCGGGGCTCGCGCGGCTCGACGGCGAGGGGTTCCGCCTCGGTCAGGCCGGGCAAGCGAGGGCGCTCCTGCCCTGGCTCGACGCGGGCGCCGTGCGCGAGGTCGCGGCCGCGATGGCGGCCCACCTCGCCGGCGCCGACGAGGCGGCCCTCGCCCCGGCGCTCCGCAGCCAGCGCGCGGCGGACCGGGCGAGGGCGCTCGTGCTCGCGGGCGACCACGAGGCGGCGCGGCGGGCGCTCGCCGCTTCCGGGCCGATGCTCGAGTGGGCGCCGCGCGCCTGGGTGCGCGCGGCGGACGCCGCCTGCGAGGTCCTGCCGGCGCCGAGGACGCTCGTGGCCGCGGCGTCCGCGATCGAGGCCGCCGGCGACCCGCGGCGCGCGCTCTCGCTGCTCGCGCGGGCGAGGCGCGCGGGGCCGCCCGCCGACGTCGGCGCGGAGCTCTCGTACCGGGCGGCGCGCTGCTACGAGAAGCTCGGCAAGGTCGAGCGGGCGCTCTGGCAGCTCGGGCGCGCGCGGGCCCTCGCGCCCGGGCCCTGGGGCGGGCGGCTCGCGAGCCTCTCCGCGCGCTGCCTGCTGCGCCTCGGCCGCTACGACGAGGCCCGGCGCGAGGCGGAGGGGGCGCTCGCGGCGCTCGGATCACGCGAGGTCGCCCGCGCGCTCGCGAGCGGCGGGGCGCGCGAGGCCGCCGCGGAGCTCGCGAGCGGCGAGGCGCGCGAGACCGCCGCGGAGCTCGCCGAGACGCTGGGCCTCGCGCTCGGGTACCTGAGCGACCAGGCCGGGGCGCTCCAGAGCCTGGCGCGCGCCGTCGCGCTGCGGCCGGCGTCGGGCTCGCCCCGCGCCCGCGCCCGCACGCTCAGCTACCACGCGCTCCACGCCTACCGCGCCGGCGACGCGGCCCTCGCGGCGCGCGGGTTCCAGGAGGCGCTCGACCTGGCCGAGGCCGAGGGCCTCGGCGACCTGCTCGCGACGGCCGCGCTCAACCTGGGGACGGCGAGGCACCAGCTCGGCGACTGGGGCGCGGCGCTGCGCTGCTACGAGCGCGGGCTCCGGGCGGCGATCGCCTTCGCCAAGGAGCGGACCGAGGCGACCCTGCGCTTCAACCTCGCCAAGATCCACGCGGACGTCGGCCTCCTGGAGCGCGCCGAGCTCGCCGTCGCGCGGATGCGAGCGCCCGAGGGCCCGAGGGCCCCCGAGGAGATCGCCGTGGCGGCGCTCGGGCTCGCCGCGGAGATCGCCGCCGCGCGCGGCGCGCTCGGCGAGGCGGCGCGGCTGCTCGAGGAGGCCCGCGCCGGCCACGCGGCGCGCGGCTCGAAGCGCGAGGCGTGCGAGGCGGTGATCCACGCCGCGGAGGTCGCGCTCGCGGCGCGGGACAGGGCCGCGGCGAGCGCGCGGCTGGCCGAGGCCGCGGCGCTGCTCCGGGAGGCCGACGCGGCGGATCTCGCGCTGCGCCACGCGACGGCGGGCGCGGAGCTCGCGCTGGCCCGCGGCGACACGGACGCCGCCCTCGCGGAGGTGCAGCGGGGCGCGGGCCTCGTGGCGAGGGTCTCGCAGCTCGAGCTCCACGCGAAGCACGAGGAGGCGTCCGCCGAGGTGCTCCGCCTCCGGTCGGCGACGGCGCTGGCGGAGCGGCACCGCACGGCCGCGCTCGAGTGCTGGGAGCGCATCGGGAGCACGCTCCCCGCCGAGCTCGCCGAGGTCTTCTGGCGGCACCCCCGGCGGGCCGCGCTCCGCGGCGGGCCCGCGCCGCCGGGGGCCCGCATGGAGCTCGTGCTGAAGCTGCTCGAGGTGAACCGGCGCCTGAGCTCGACGCTCGACGCGGAGGAGGTGCTGCGCCTCGCCATGGACGCGGCCATCGAGCTGACGGGCGCCGAGCGGGGCTTCGTGATCCTGACGTCGCCGTCGCTGGAAGCGGAAGGCCACGCGAAGGGCAAGCTCGAGGTCGCGGTCGCGCGGAACCTCGATCGCGAGCGCGTCGGCAAGAGCCAGCTCAAGTTCAGCCACGGGATCGCGAAGCGGGTGGTCGAGCGCGGGGAGGCGGTGCTCACGGTCGACGCGCTGGCCGACGAGCGGTTCCACGGGAACGCGTCCGTGCACGGCCTGCGGCTCCGGTCGATCGTGTGCGTGCCGATCCGCGCGCACGGGGCGGTGCTCGGCGCCGTCTACCTCGACAACCGGTTCCAGCGCGGCAAGTTCGCGGAGGGCGACGCGGATCTGCTCGGCGCGTTCGCGGACCAGATCGCGGTCGCGCTGCACAACGGCAGGCTGATGGCCGAGCTCCGGGACCGCACGCGGGCCCTGGAGGAGGAGCAGCGGCGCGTCGCGGAGCTCATGCGCTCGCAGGCCGACGAGATCGAGCGGCTCTCGCACGAGCTCGAGCGGACGCGGGCGGACGCGCGCCGCGACTTCCCGGAGATCGCGGGGAGGAGCGCGCCGATGCGCGCCGTGCTCGCGCTCTGCGAGCGCGTCGCGGAGAGCGACGTGACCGTGACGGTGACCGGCGAGAGCGGCACCGGCAAGGAGCTCGTCGCGCGCGCGATCCACGCGGGCGGGCCCCGGCGGGACGGGCCGTTCGTGGCGGTCAACTGCGCCGCGCTGCCCGAGGCGCTGCTCGAGTCGGAGCTCTTCGGCCACGTGAAGGGCGCGTTCACGGGCGCGGTCCGCGAGCACGGCGGGCTGTTCGTCTCGGCGCGGGGCGGGACGCTGTTCCTCGACGAGCTCGGGGAGGTGCCGCTCGGCGTGCAGGCGAAGCTGCTCCGCGCGCTGCAGGAGCGCTCGATCCGCCCGGTGGGGTCGGACCGGAGCGTCTCGGTGGCCGACGTGCGGGTCGTCTGCGCGACGAACCGGGATCTGCGGGAGGAGGTCGCCCGGGGGCGCTTCCGCGAGGATCTCTACTACCGGATCAGCGTCATCGAGATCCGCTTGCCGCCGCTGCGCGACCGGCCGGACGACATCCCGGCGATCGCGCAGGCGATCGTCGAGAAGCTCGCGGCGCGCCAGGGCCGCCCGGCGTTCCGGCTGTCCCGGGGCGCGCTCCGGCGGCTCTCGTCGTACGGCTGGCCCGGCAACGTGCGGCAGCTCGAGAACGTGCTCTCGCGCGCGTGCGTGCTCTCGCCGGGCCCGGAGATCGGCGCCGCCGACATCCAGCTGCCGGCGGCGGCGCCCGCGCCGCGTGGCCGGTCGCGCGCCGAGCACCAGGGCGCCGAGGAGGAGCGGATCCGCGCCGCGCTCGAGCTCTCCCGCTGGAACGTGTGCGAGGTGTCGAGGAGCCTCGGGATCCCGAGGATGACGCTGTACCGGAAGCTCGCCCGCTATGGGCTCTTGCGGAAGGAGTGA
- a CDS encoding ammonia-forming cytochrome c nitrite reductase subunit c552 has protein sequence MTEPKDEGSTQKSARTGKPPARWRYLPLAAVAAAAATAGIAALLVNIFEHKQEAKSPFYRVVELDDTIDDPAVWGKNFPLQYDGYRRTVDQKRTRFGGSEAVPRTPTEADPRSVVAQSKLEEDGRLKTMWAGYAFARDFREERGHAHMLEDQVYTERQIATKQPGTCIHCHASVYVPYKKLGGGDLMRGWEAMNQMPFPEARKLVTHPVSCIDCHDPESMQLRVTRPGFIEGIRALKASTGEADYDVNTMATRQEMRSYVCGQCHVEYYFKGPEKRLVYPWAKGIKVDEIYAYYEENGHSDWTHAESGAKVLKAQHPEFEMWNQGIHARSGVACADCHMPYQRVGATKISDHHVQSPLLNVNRACQTCHKWPEDELRQRVETIQSRHFEARNRAMDAVVALISDIRRAKEAGMADEALAGPRAAQRKCQFFVDFAEAENSSGFHAPQEAMRILASAIDTCRRGQLSLRDGSPPE, from the coding sequence ATGACGGAGCCGAAGGACGAAGGATCCACGCAGAAGAGCGCGCGCACCGGCAAGCCGCCGGCGCGCTGGCGCTACCTGCCGCTCGCGGCGGTCGCCGCCGCGGCGGCGACCGCCGGGATCGCCGCGCTGCTCGTGAACATCTTCGAGCACAAACAGGAGGCGAAGAGCCCGTTCTATCGCGTCGTCGAGCTTGACGACACGATAGACGACCCGGCCGTATGGGGGAAGAACTTCCCCCTCCAGTACGACGGCTACCGGCGCACGGTCGACCAGAAGCGCACGCGCTTCGGCGGGAGCGAGGCGGTGCCGCGCACGCCGACGGAGGCCGATCCGCGCAGCGTGGTCGCGCAATCGAAGCTCGAGGAGGACGGGCGGCTGAAGACGATGTGGGCCGGCTACGCCTTCGCGCGCGACTTCCGGGAGGAGCGCGGGCACGCCCACATGCTCGAGGATCAGGTGTACACCGAGCGGCAGATCGCGACGAAGCAGCCGGGCACGTGCATTCACTGCCATGCGTCCGTGTACGTGCCGTACAAGAAGCTCGGCGGCGGCGATCTGATGCGCGGCTGGGAGGCGATGAACCAGATGCCCTTCCCCGAAGCGCGCAAGCTGGTGACGCACCCGGTCTCGTGCATCGACTGCCACGATCCGGAGTCGATGCAGCTCCGGGTGACGCGGCCCGGGTTCATCGAGGGGATCCGCGCGCTCAAGGCGTCGACGGGCGAGGCCGATTACGACGTCAACACGATGGCCACGCGCCAGGAGATGCGCTCGTACGTCTGCGGGCAGTGCCACGTGGAGTATTACTTCAAGGGCCCGGAGAAGCGCCTCGTGTACCCGTGGGCGAAGGGCATCAAGGTCGACGAGATCTACGCCTATTACGAGGAGAACGGCCACTCGGACTGGACGCACGCGGAGTCGGGCGCGAAGGTGCTGAAGGCGCAGCACCCGGAGTTCGAGATGTGGAATCAGGGCATCCACGCCCGCTCCGGCGTGGCCTGCGCCGACTGCCACATGCCGTACCAGCGGGTCGGCGCGACGAAGATCAGCGATCACCACGTGCAGAGCCCGCTCCTCAACGTGAACCGCGCGTGCCAGACGTGCCACAAGTGGCCCGAGGACGAGCTCCGGCAGCGCGTGGAGACGATCCAGTCGCGCCATTTCGAGGCGCGCAACCGGGCGATGGACGCGGTGGTCGCGCTCATCAGCGATATCCGCCGGGCGAAGGAGGCCGGGATGGCCGATGAGGCGCTCGCGGGGCCGCGCGCGGCGCAGCGGAAATGCCAGTTCTTCGTCGATTTCGCCGAGGCCGAGAACTCGTCCGGCTTCCACGCGCCCCAGGAGGCGATGCGCATCCTCGCGTCCGCCATCGATACCTGCCGCCGAGGCCAGCTGTCGCTGCGAGATGGCTCTCCGCCCGAGTGA
- a CDS encoding PDZ domain-containing protein: protein MRNLRGLVILFAASLVMAGVLGGSLNYANALPIPYLVGPTAIGADVADATTMPGALVVAVTPGGPCNNAGIEKDDIIVGVNNVAVLNAEAFNTAIGNPSPGTKISLRVWDHKTKKLASVTITTV from the coding sequence ATGAGAAATCTGCGAGGATTGGTGATTCTGTTTGCTGCGTCGCTCGTAATGGCTGGAGTTTTGGGAGGGTCGCTCAACTACGCGAACGCGCTCCCAATTCCATATCTGGTGGGCCCGACGGCTATAGGCGCCGATGTCGCGGATGCGACTACTATGCCCGGTGCGCTGGTCGTCGCTGTTACTCCGGGAGGGCCTTGCAATAATGCAGGTATCGAAAAAGACGATATTATTGTCGGGGTCAACAATGTTGCCGTGTTGAATGCTGAGGCATTCAACACGGCTATCGGAAATCCGAGTCCAGGTACCAAGATCTCGCTCAGGGTGTGGGACCATAAGACGAAGAAGCTGGCGTCGGTGACGATTACTACTGTGTAG
- a CDS encoding substrate-binding domain-containing protein, translated as MKTGPVDQRTSKVIGVASVFLDNSFNTTAFRGMHRAARARGYELLLIYATPRRVLERRVALRHVAGWIAMYNTDGLEELLSDGKPGVIFCAPPLGTRCPVVRAENHDSIHLLVDHLIRLGHRRIAYIGMTGSDDFHERSRVFDQALRARGIEADLNLLSEFHECAILYTEQRFHQLLERNGKFCTALVAGNDEMAIGAINAIRAHGYRVPEDIAVVGFDDINAAQHCDPPLTTVRQDPALLGSMAVERLIDLLDGLPPRELVTRGPAELVVRRSCGSGCAAWNTAPVAPAIEAPEGDWQRVLSRQMSLLMDGWELPLSDDAPLGWPEAEVIAQGLGAALAGEEPLDVETLQRAFAAGVTRNDKIEVLLAVVKLVEQTAARRLAVAPGPEAARRLETFLDRVRLSQQRALAAWERRNVKSLERLVRAKVHMSRLLASKHAWTQERLEWLAQTSIGVGCIALWADASGSSEPEFVVHSVYPYDTDLTTLVGQRYPAGDFPPPALRAAALPDEPGGYLLLVPLVSARRDWGTLVLGGLHLESFVGNLHPLAMWVSLLIAAFEHHDMEATLQAERDMLAAAYERERALASTVRELGCPVIPLLPGVLLISLIGAIDAARAQQILEAALSGVAREGARWVLLDVTGVPFVDEATAAALVQTAQATRLLGARVSLVGVGPGMAQGMVGLGIELRDISIFQSLAAAISDLTRPEKKRKARRPE; from the coding sequence ATGAAGACTGGGCCTGTCGATCAGCGCACATCGAAGGTGATCGGCGTCGCGTCGGTCTTCCTCGACAATTCCTTCAACACAACGGCTTTTCGTGGCATGCACCGCGCCGCGCGAGCGCGGGGCTACGAGCTCCTCCTCATCTACGCGACGCCTCGGCGCGTCTTGGAGCGCCGCGTGGCGCTTCGCCACGTGGCGGGCTGGATCGCGATGTACAACACCGACGGGCTGGAGGAGCTGCTCTCCGACGGGAAGCCTGGCGTCATCTTCTGCGCGCCCCCGCTCGGGACGCGCTGCCCGGTCGTCCGCGCGGAGAACCACGATTCGATTCACCTGCTCGTCGATCATCTCATCCGGCTCGGACATCGCCGGATCGCTTACATCGGCATGACCGGGTCGGACGATTTCCACGAGCGGAGCAGGGTATTCGATCAGGCGCTGCGCGCGCGCGGGATCGAGGCCGACCTCAACCTGCTCTCCGAGTTTCACGAGTGTGCGATCTTATATACCGAGCAGCGCTTCCATCAGCTGCTCGAGCGCAACGGCAAGTTCTGTACCGCGCTCGTGGCGGGCAACGACGAGATGGCGATTGGCGCCATCAACGCGATCCGGGCGCACGGCTACCGCGTGCCCGAGGACATCGCCGTGGTGGGGTTCGACGACATCAACGCCGCCCAGCACTGCGATCCGCCGCTCACCACGGTACGGCAGGACCCGGCGCTCCTCGGGAGCATGGCCGTCGAGCGGCTCATCGATTTGCTCGACGGCCTCCCCCCTCGTGAGCTCGTGACCCGCGGCCCGGCCGAGCTGGTGGTGCGTCGCTCGTGCGGAAGCGGCTGCGCGGCGTGGAACACCGCGCCTGTCGCGCCGGCGATCGAGGCGCCCGAGGGCGACTGGCAGCGCGTGCTGTCCCGGCAGATGAGCCTCCTCATGGATGGGTGGGAGCTCCCGCTGTCCGACGACGCGCCGCTCGGCTGGCCGGAGGCGGAGGTGATCGCGCAGGGCCTCGGCGCGGCGCTCGCCGGGGAGGAGCCGCTGGACGTGGAGACGCTCCAGCGCGCTTTCGCCGCGGGGGTCACGCGAAACGACAAGATCGAGGTCCTGCTCGCGGTGGTGAAGCTCGTCGAGCAGACCGCGGCGCGGCGGCTCGCCGTCGCGCCGGGGCCGGAGGCCGCGCGCCGGCTGGAGACGTTCCTCGACCGCGTGCGCCTCTCGCAGCAGCGGGCCCTCGCCGCGTGGGAGCGGCGGAACGTGAAGAGCCTCGAGCGGCTGGTCCGCGCCAAGGTGCACATGAGCAGGCTCCTCGCCTCGAAGCACGCATGGACCCAGGAGCGCCTGGAGTGGCTGGCGCAGACCTCCATCGGTGTGGGGTGCATCGCGCTCTGGGCGGATGCGTCGGGGTCGTCCGAGCCGGAGTTCGTCGTCCACTCGGTGTACCCGTACGACACGGACTTGACCACGCTCGTGGGTCAACGGTATCCGGCCGGCGACTTTCCGCCGCCCGCCCTGCGCGCGGCGGCCTTGCCGGACGAGCCGGGCGGCTATCTCCTGCTGGTCCCGCTCGTGAGCGCGAGGCGCGACTGGGGGACTCTGGTGCTGGGAGGGCTGCACCTGGAGAGCTTCGTGGGCAACCTCCATCCGCTGGCCATGTGGGTGTCGCTCCTGATCGCCGCGTTCGAGCACCACGACATGGAGGCCACGCTGCAGGCGGAGCGCGACATGCTGGCCGCCGCCTACGAGCGCGAGCGCGCGCTGGCGAGCACGGTGCGGGAGCTTGGCTGTCCGGTCATCCCGCTGCTGCCCGGGGTGCTGCTCATCTCGCTGATAGGCGCGATCGACGCCGCGAGGGCGCAGCAGATCCTGGAGGCCGCGCTCTCTGGCGTCGCGCGAGAGGGGGCCCGGTGGGTGCTGCTCGACGTGACCGGCGTGCCGTTCGTCGACGAGGCGACCGCGGCGGCGCTGGTGCAGACGGCGCAGGCGACCCGGCTGCTCGGCGCGCGCGTGAGCCTCGTCGGCGTCGGGCCCGGGATGGCGCAGGGCATGGTCGGCCTCGGGATCGAGCTGCGCGACATATCCATCTTCCAGTCGCTGGCCGCCGCCATCAGCGACCTGACAAGGCCAGAAAAGAAGAGGAAGGCGAGGCGGCCCGAGTAG
- a CDS encoding M28 family metallopeptidase, with product MATCLNRSSAVAALCAAFALVSTSCASGDPGEPAAEEIHVSHVGKDTVSTFLNRLATETGQVVVTRASVEDAWQSVTLKKERGSSLYLVEGPLPGAALPGERARVGGIAAVAVPTGRDPHDWLGSPRLHAEPIGEHDVVLSHAPERQGTRAPAGARAPRDGDAAEPPELHIDAAFLEARLKELSGAAPVTVDGRTAVIRERGSEDGRALARRWMRQQYEAIGFTVEEHAYQSGWSQGVNLTADKPGADRSRVLILSAHYDSMSNAGADDDGSGIVSSLAIARALKDAKLSIGLRVVAFDQEEDGLLGSKAYASKLYRDGQMDQVVGVLDLEMTGYDSDDDGHYHVIHCNENTSSDLAALVEKAASHGELGLTRVDACTNRSDHSAFWRYGAPAVAISQNFFGDDGNPCYHQRCDRVDRLNWDYMRRLTEAAGRAAAGILVE from the coding sequence ATGGCAACCTGCCTCAATCGTTCGAGCGCCGTCGCCGCGCTGTGTGCCGCGTTTGCGCTCGTCTCGACGTCGTGCGCCTCCGGCGATCCGGGCGAGCCGGCGGCCGAAGAGATCCACGTCTCGCACGTGGGCAAGGATACGGTCAGCACGTTCCTGAACCGGCTCGCGACGGAGACTGGCCAGGTCGTCGTGACCCGCGCCAGCGTCGAGGACGCCTGGCAGAGCGTCACCCTGAAGAAAGAGCGCGGGAGCTCGCTCTACCTCGTGGAGGGGCCGCTCCCCGGCGCGGCGCTCCCGGGCGAGCGCGCGCGGGTCGGCGGGATCGCCGCCGTCGCCGTCCCGACGGGCCGCGACCCCCATGACTGGCTCGGCTCGCCCCGCCTTCACGCGGAGCCGATCGGAGAGCACGACGTGGTCCTGTCGCACGCTCCGGAACGACAGGGGACCCGCGCTCCGGCCGGGGCGCGCGCGCCGCGCGACGGCGACGCCGCCGAGCCCCCCGAGCTCCACATCGACGCTGCGTTCCTCGAGGCGCGGCTCAAGGAGCTCTCCGGGGCCGCGCCGGTGACGGTCGATGGCCGCACGGCGGTCATCCGCGAGCGCGGGTCCGAGGACGGGCGCGCGCTGGCCCGCCGCTGGATGCGCCAGCAATACGAGGCGATCGGGTTCACCGTCGAGGAGCACGCCTATCAAAGCGGCTGGAGTCAGGGCGTCAACCTGACGGCGGACAAGCCCGGCGCCGACCGATCGCGCGTCCTCATCCTCTCGGCGCACTACGACTCCATGAGCAACGCCGGCGCCGACGACGACGGCTCCGGCATCGTGTCGTCGCTCGCCATCGCCCGCGCGCTGAAGGACGCGAAGCTGAGCATCGGGCTGCGCGTCGTCGCCTTCGATCAAGAGGAGGACGGCCTCCTCGGCTCAAAGGCCTACGCGAGCAAGCTCTACCGGGACGGGCAGATGGATCAGGTGGTCGGCGTCCTGGATCTGGAGATGACGGGCTACGACTCCGACGACGACGGGCACTATCACGTCATCCACTGCAACGAGAACACGTCGTCCGATCTGGCCGCGCTGGTCGAAAAGGCCGCGTCGCACGGCGAGCTCGGCCTGACCCGGGTGGACGCCTGCACGAACCGCAGCGATCACTCGGCGTTCTGGCGCTACGGGGCGCCGGCCGTGGCCATATCGCAGAACTTCTTCGGCGATGACGGCAACCCCTGTTACCACCAGCGCTGCGACCGGGTCGATCGGCTCAACTGGGACTACATGCGGCGGCTGACCGAGGCCGCGGGGCGCGCGGCGGCAGGCATCCTGGTCGAGTAG
- the nrfH gene encoding cytochrome c nitrite reductase small subunit gives MTEGQRRDEPPEPPVRGRARGGRGSTGALLLALCVALGVAAGLGGYTFVYAKGASYLGSDPSACANCHIMNEQFAGWQRSSHRAVAGCNDCHAPHTFLGKYATKASNGFWHSFAFTSGRFPDPIRIKPSNLRITEEACRGCHGDVVDAIDSEHHGAAGLSCVRCHESVGHLH, from the coding sequence ATGACGGAAGGGCAACGGCGAGATGAACCGCCGGAGCCGCCGGTGCGCGGGCGAGCGCGCGGCGGGCGCGGCTCCACGGGGGCCTTGCTCCTCGCGCTCTGCGTCGCGCTCGGCGTGGCCGCCGGGCTCGGCGGGTACACCTTCGTTTATGCGAAGGGCGCCTCGTACCTGGGGAGCGATCCGTCGGCGTGCGCCAACTGCCACATCATGAACGAGCAGTTCGCCGGGTGGCAGCGCTCCAGCCACCGAGCGGTGGCTGGGTGCAACGACTGTCACGCGCCGCACACGTTCCTGGGAAAATATGCCACGAAGGCGTCGAACGGGTTCTGGCACTCCTTCGCCTTCACCTCGGGCCGCTTCCCGGACCCGATCCGGATCAAGCCCAGCAATCTACGCATCACGGAGGAGGCCTGTCGCGGGTGTCACGGCGACGTCGTGGATGCGATCGACAGCGAGCACCACGGCGCCGCGGGGCTCTCGTGCGTGCGCTGCCATGAATCGGTGGGCCACCTCCACTGA